From a region of the Candidatus Zixiibacteriota bacterium genome:
- a CDS encoding response regulator transcription factor: protein MKRTRVFIVDDHKIFRQGLASLLDSIGQFEVVGDAPNGREAIRPIQECTPDVVFLDISMPELDGLNAMKHIHRACANTKIIVLTMHDKSEYVYRALCNGACGYLLKEAGAGEIQEAVSAVMQGQTYLSKSVNQIVIRDYANGGNGHDRKSVLEVLTEREMEVMKLVVEGYSGKEVAQHLNISPKTVEHHRAKVMEKLSCRNVTQLVRLAIQEGVI, encoded by the coding sequence ATGAAACGGACCAGAGTCTTTATCGTGGACGATCACAAGATCTTCCGCCAAGGCCTGGCATCGCTGCTGGACTCCATTGGCCAATTCGAAGTGGTTGGTGACGCTCCCAATGGACGTGAAGCCATTCGTCCGATCCAGGAATGCACGCCGGATGTCGTGTTCCTGGACATCTCCATGCCGGAGCTGGACGGACTAAACGCCATGAAGCACATCCATCGGGCATGCGCCAATACGAAAATCATCGTTCTGACCATGCACGATAAGAGTGAATACGTGTACAGGGCTTTATGTAATGGCGCCTGTGGCTATTTGCTCAAGGAAGCGGGAGCGGGCGAAATCCAGGAGGCGGTATCGGCGGTTATGCAAGGTCAGACTTACCTGAGCAAATCGGTCAACCAGATCGTTATCAGGGATTACGCCAATGGCGGGAACGGTCATGATCGCAAGTCCGTACTGGAGGTTCTTACCGAGCGAGAGATGGAGGTTATGAAACTAGTTGTCGAGGGATATTCCGGAAAGGAAGTGGCTCAACACCTCAATATAAGTCCCAAGACGGTCGAACACCATCGTGCCAAGGTCATGGAAAAACTGTCGTGCCGAAACGTCACGCAACTCGTTCGTTTAGCGATCCAGGAAGGAGTTATCTGA
- a CDS encoding PAS domain S-box protein — protein MFSLSTAKSALLLAFVVLLLFSSSVYPAEHVFLDPGEDSFSLPYRLVIENKLDVFTDAGNATTGFWGLYRNGSDTSYASYRIVNRWKFPDTNACIIFYNDLECTEAVWHYNFPASTIFDCFAIDTDIDGTDEIATFYRYVDTIWLEILDVPSKTSHRVPLSHGTDLDGSGHWDGSGRILAAGDIDHDYKPELFINVDVGYDLYPRELICFSPSRDTCLWRFEISGIVSASNFYITPLHPGGPPRIIMGICSKGNAAVVGDMDDLHSYLIVLDEQGQLQWMKTLGFVFSTGLPVPADIDSNDSLEILVPVRNDKSSSTPDSAGSLCLFSETGDLVTTYSWGGDKHRWVKTLTVLPAHGNSEQIFVAAYNDGCIATYDKTLTPMAECSSAGPLDLISLVDILDTGDRQILMSTGDRQFLLVNKELELMAMLPIEARTDISRVKTLPPETNRPTRVIVSTDYGASFLTISARHNSWLTIFNRRPWLAFLAAFLPLFLLLTGALLAWRHTRHSNRVIKKQQEELSRTLAGMEEVKDKLRAARKLAEARNKLHIQEENLRTIVENSLQGVIVCQGNMVYSINSVVSELAGANIETLRGMSVYDAVNTFVFPDDRLPILNDYEALANNRTSRSRREIRILDQTGGIHWVDMFAHVTNFEGRQSIIVMIVDISLRQIALDKLQESEESATATLNATDDLVSLCDTRLGIIRANKALQDVLGKNENKLVGTYLLTDFPPRIQSHRLEIVKRVIDSGQPVDFEDSFDGHHYSHIAYPVKNSYGRVTRIVLYCRDITELRNQVNELRHLRAAIEQTIAGIAIADNDGNISYANGSWASMHGYEPQELIGKHLSIFHSPEQLQDEVKPFNSIAVEHGSHYGQVGHCHRNGHCFPTIMSSTVIKDEGGQQQGLVGTAIDISDQQVLEIELQKKKRQLEWITSQLIKLQEADRRFVARELHDSIAQQLSVVKMMVEQLRIKGANNGDSELFERLADMITETMRDTRRISSHLRPRMMDTLGLIATMEWYLGQLPTNIDVHFHVEGDDSGLDQDLAINLFRVFQELVLNVTRHAQATQLSVNLHLERNSVALDFMDNGCGFNLSEITANWEKKQNFGILNIAERVQMVGGTIKIDTSPGQGTRFLIETPLSGGNLTT, from the coding sequence ATGTTTAGCCTCAGCACGGCCAAAAGCGCGCTTTTATTGGCGTTTGTTGTATTATTATTATTTTCGTCCTCTGTTTATCCTGCAGAGCATGTCTTTCTTGATCCTGGTGAGGATTCATTTAGTCTTCCCTACCGTCTAGTCATTGAAAATAAATTAGATGTTTTCACCGACGCGGGAAACGCCACCACCGGTTTCTGGGGATTGTACCGTAATGGCAGCGATACCAGCTATGCTTCCTATCGGATAGTCAACCGATGGAAATTCCCCGATACCAACGCCTGCATCATATTCTATAATGACCTGGAATGTACGGAAGCTGTCTGGCATTACAATTTCCCGGCATCAACGATCTTCGACTGTTTCGCCATCGATACGGATATCGATGGAACCGATGAAATCGCTACTTTCTACAGGTATGTCGATACTATATGGTTGGAGATACTGGATGTTCCATCCAAGACAAGTCATCGCGTACCTCTGAGTCATGGTACAGACCTTGACGGCAGCGGTCATTGGGACGGGAGCGGCCGGATACTTGCCGCCGGCGATATCGACCACGACTATAAACCAGAGTTATTCATCAACGTTGATGTCGGTTACGACCTGTACCCACGTGAGCTGATTTGTTTCTCTCCCAGTCGGGACACTTGCCTATGGCGATTCGAAATCAGCGGCATCGTATCAGCTTCAAATTTCTACATAACTCCCCTTCACCCGGGAGGTCCCCCCCGAATCATCATGGGGATATGCTCCAAGGGGAACGCGGCCGTTGTCGGCGACATGGATGATCTCCATTCGTACCTGATAGTGCTCGATGAACAGGGCCAGTTACAATGGATGAAGACACTTGGTTTTGTTTTTTCAACAGGCCTGCCTGTTCCGGCGGATATCGATTCCAACGATAGCTTAGAGATTCTCGTACCGGTTCGTAACGACAAGTCTTCATCAACTCCGGACTCGGCCGGCTCGTTGTGCCTTTTCTCGGAAACAGGCGATCTGGTTACCACCTATTCATGGGGCGGCGATAAGCATCGTTGGGTGAAGACATTGACGGTTTTACCGGCCCACGGAAACAGTGAACAAATCTTCGTTGCCGCATATAACGACGGTTGTATTGCGACATACGACAAAACATTGACACCCATGGCAGAATGTTCTTCCGCCGGGCCATTGGACTTGATCTCTCTGGTAGATATCCTCGATACCGGTGATCGCCAGATCCTGATGAGCACCGGCGATCGTCAGTTCCTCCTCGTGAATAAAGAGTTGGAGCTAATGGCCATGCTGCCGATCGAGGCACGTACTGACATCAGTCGGGTGAAAACTCTTCCCCCTGAGACAAATCGACCAACAAGGGTGATAGTATCGACCGACTATGGAGCCAGCTTCCTGACTATCTCAGCCAGACATAATTCATGGTTGACCATATTTAATCGTCGTCCCTGGCTGGCTTTCCTGGCGGCATTTCTTCCCTTGTTCCTCCTGCTTACGGGCGCCTTACTCGCCTGGAGGCACACTCGTCATTCAAACAGAGTGATTAAGAAACAGCAGGAGGAACTATCCCGGACATTGGCCGGCATGGAAGAGGTTAAAGACAAACTCAGAGCTGCTCGCAAACTCGCGGAAGCGCGAAACAAACTGCACATCCAGGAAGAGAACCTTCGCACCATAGTCGAGAACTCGCTACAGGGTGTCATTGTTTGTCAGGGGAATATGGTATACTCTATTAATTCGGTAGTGTCCGAATTGGCCGGAGCTAACATCGAAACGCTCCGCGGCATGTCAGTATATGATGCTGTCAACACATTCGTATTCCCTGATGATCGCCTTCCCATTTTAAATGATTACGAAGCTCTGGCCAACAATCGTACCTCCAGAAGTCGAAGAGAGATCAGGATCCTGGATCAAACTGGCGGGATACACTGGGTAGACATGTTTGCTCATGTCACCAACTTCGAGGGTCGTCAATCAATAATAGTTATGATAGTAGACATTTCACTTCGTCAAATAGCGCTTGATAAATTACAGGAAAGCGAAGAGTCTGCTACCGCCACACTTAATGCAACTGACGATCTGGTATCCCTCTGTGATACCAGGCTTGGGATCATACGAGCCAATAAAGCTCTCCAGGATGTTCTAGGAAAAAACGAGAATAAACTAGTTGGGACATACCTGCTGACAGACTTTCCACCGAGGATTCAATCTCACCGGCTGGAGATTGTCAAGCGTGTCATCGACTCCGGTCAACCGGTTGATTTTGAGGATTCATTCGACGGTCACCATTACTCTCATATCGCCTACCCCGTTAAAAATTCTTATGGCCGGGTCACCCGCATCGTTCTTTACTGCCGTGATATCACCGAGTTGCGCAATCAGGTCAATGAACTTCGACATCTTCGAGCTGCCATAGAGCAAACAATCGCCGGCATAGCGATCGCCGACAATGACGGAAATATATCTTATGCAAACGGCTCCTGGGCCAGTATGCACGGTTACGAGCCCCAGGAGTTGATCGGCAAACACCTGAGTATCTTTCACTCCCCGGAGCAATTGCAGGATGAAGTAAAGCCATTTAACAGCATCGCCGTCGAACACGGCAGCCATTACGGTCAGGTCGGTCACTGCCATAGAAACGGACACTGCTTCCCGACAATCATGTCAAGCACGGTCATCAAGGACGAAGGGGGACAACAACAGGGATTGGTCGGCACCGCAATCGATATCTCGGATCAACAGGTATTGGAAATCGAGCTGCAAAAAAAGAAACGACAATTGGAATGGATCACATCACAGTTGATAAAACTGCAAGAAGCCGACCGACGTTTTGTCGCAAGAGAACTTCATGATTCTATCGCCCAACAGCTCAGCGTCGTTAAAATGATGGTGGAACAGTTGCGTATCAAAGGCGCCAACAACGGCGACAGCGAGCTGTTCGAACGACTAGCCGACATGATTACGGAAACGATGCGTGACACCAGGAGAATATCATCGCATCTGAGACCGCGCATGATGGACACGCTGGGACTAATCGCAACCATGGAATGGTATCTGGGACAGTTGCCGACTAATATCGATGTCCACTTCCATGTGGAAGGCGACGACTCCGGGCTCGATCAGGACCTGGCCATAAACCTGTTTCGAGTGTTTCAGGAATTAGTCCTCAATGTGACTCGTCATGCCCAGGCAACACAACTTTCTGTCAACCTGCACCTTGAACGCAACAGTGTAGCTTTAGACTTCATGGATAACGGCTGTGGCTTCAATCTGTCCGAAATCACGGCCAACTGGGAAAAGAAACAAAATTTCGGAATACTTAACATAGCGGAGAGGGTTCAAATGGTCGGAGGGACCATTAAGATTGACACTTCACCCGGACAAGGAACCCGCTTCCTAATAGAAACGCCTTTATCAGGAGGGAACTTAACAACATGA
- a CDS encoding M14 family zinc carboxypeptidase, whose translation MFKNFSLVRLLLTVCLSAGLLLTLLPGAVSAADSDPSSGYQNHALVKVPPVALDLLEEFQSYGFDVVRHYPDSSLEVVAVYDETKLLIERFHGEVLIENCEEYNRARIDPNKSMGGFHTYDEILTEADSLVSVYPDLALLDTIGHSLEGRPIVAMKISDNVTVDEDEPEVQLNGLIHAREVITYEILLYTVKQLLTFHDQYDIKNIIDNTEIWVIFVVNPDGFVYNELTNPDGGGMWRKNRRDNGDGSYGIDLNRNFGYGWGYNDIGSSTQGASEIYRGAGPFSEPEAQVMRDFYNAHDFCASIHYHSYGNFMNIPYNFFLTPVFIDECQQLPSTLTMCDIGFCSLTYGFFSTGGPNGTAYDWTYGDQTQRRKCFSYLIEAGDGFWPDLDDVPRLLTRFHSVNMYLLQIAAQLNDTPSRSVGTDLWAYDTAAAYYESDFVDTVSFANIDPVRSLTFNFNYSFGSTYTDWFEMTPIEEQLAPGDSIHIELRLSPQGIEGVDPELRVPASITLQVTDSLSLKTDTLVFSVYMRALDADLDNDGVIDPIDNCINIANPEQEDMDHDGIGDACDPICCIAGLRGDILADGSPGEISIDISDLVYLVSYMFQSGPEGGCPGEVDINGSGSGPDIADLVYLVTYMFQNGPAPAPCP comes from the coding sequence ATGTTCAAAAATTTTAGTCTTGTTCGTCTCCTTCTCACTGTTTGCCTGAGTGCCGGTCTTCTATTGACGCTCCTGCCTGGCGCTGTATCAGCCGCCGATTCAGATCCATCATCAGGTTATCAAAATCATGCATTGGTCAAAGTTCCTCCCGTCGCGTTGGATCTGCTTGAAGAATTCCAGTCTTACGGTTTCGATGTCGTCAGACATTACCCGGACTCATCACTGGAGGTAGTCGCCGTCTATGATGAAACCAAACTTCTAATCGAACGTTTTCATGGCGAAGTTCTGATCGAAAACTGTGAGGAGTATAACCGAGCACGGATCGATCCGAACAAGTCAATGGGTGGTTTTCATACCTACGATGAAATTCTGACTGAAGCGGATTCACTCGTGAGCGTATACCCCGACCTGGCTCTCCTCGATACGATCGGGCACAGTCTTGAGGGACGCCCGATTGTGGCGATGAAAATATCAGACAACGTGACGGTCGACGAAGACGAACCGGAGGTACAACTCAACGGTCTTATTCACGCCCGCGAAGTGATAACCTATGAAATACTGCTGTACACCGTGAAACAACTGCTGACGTTCCACGACCAGTACGATATTAAAAACATCATCGACAATACCGAAATCTGGGTAATTTTCGTAGTCAATCCGGACGGTTTCGTCTATAACGAACTGACTAATCCGGACGGCGGCGGCATGTGGCGCAAGAATCGACGAGACAACGGCGATGGTTCCTACGGCATCGACCTTAACCGCAATTTCGGTTATGGCTGGGGTTACAACGACATCGGTTCATCGACGCAGGGTGCTTCGGAGATATATCGCGGCGCCGGTCCGTTTTCCGAACCTGAGGCCCAGGTAATGCGCGATTTCTACAATGCCCATGATTTCTGTGCTTCGATCCACTACCATTCTTACGGTAACTTCATGAACATCCCGTATAATTTCTTCCTCACTCCGGTTTTCATCGATGAATGCCAGCAACTACCCTCTACCCTGACCATGTGCGATATAGGCTTCTGTTCTCTTACTTACGGTTTTTTCTCGACGGGCGGTCCCAACGGAACCGCTTATGACTGGACCTATGGCGACCAGACACAAAGACGGAAATGCTTTTCATATCTGATCGAAGCCGGTGACGGGTTCTGGCCCGACCTGGATGATGTGCCACGATTGCTTACCCGGTTCCACTCGGTCAACATGTATCTGCTGCAGATTGCCGCTCAACTTAACGATACTCCATCCCGCTCGGTCGGGACTGACTTATGGGCTTACGATACAGCCGCGGCTTATTATGAATCCGATTTCGTCGACACGGTATCTTTTGCCAATATCGATCCGGTTCGATCGCTGACTTTCAATTTCAACTATTCCTTCGGATCGACTTATACCGATTGGTTTGAGATGACACCCATCGAGGAGCAGCTCGCACCGGGTGACAGTATCCATATCGAGCTCAGACTTTCGCCGCAGGGCATTGAGGGTGTCGATCCGGAATTAAGGGTACCGGCTTCCATCACTCTACAGGTGACTGACTCATTATCGCTTAAGACCGACACTCTGGTATTCTCGGTTTATATGCGTGCTCTTGACGCCGATCTCGATAACGACGGTGTGATCGATCCGATAGACAACTGCATCAATATCGCCAATCCCGAACAGGAAGATATGGATCACGATGGAATCGGTGATGCCTGTGATCCCATCTGCTGTATAGCCGGCCTTCGCGGCGACATCCTGGCCGATGGTAGCCCGGGTGAGATATCGATAGATATTAGCGACCTGGTTTACCTTGTCTCGTATATGTTCCAATCCGGCCCTGAGGGGGGATGTCCAGGAGAAGTTGACATCAACGGCAGCGGTTCCGGACCGGATATCGCCGATCTGGTTTATCTGGTTACATATATGTTCCAGAACGGCCCAGCCCCGGCTCCGTGTCCGTAA
- a CDS encoding thrombospondin type 3 repeat-containing protein, with amino-acid sequence MMGQERVRKFCLVCGLVLVLTVAVLAGTATWPNRFVNITSTPGTEQINADVARNEIMPGEIYAAWTEFTAAGFGLSSIGYGFSPDNGLTWASAIQTPPLPYSSEWNPALAAIPTAGSPIGAFMLVDAAYGPGVPWVTSNGIVMSVSPGTGAPFTMSAQLSANTPGINWLDYPNIDIDDHPSSTPATSGAAHIAWVEYLDASGGDADGNGNPFDDPGLDNYTIWYAYTHTNPANIPAFPMFSAPVPIFGGLVAGNQPAAQRPDLAVAGIGNAIVPQGGVYVTWTDIGTLYVDASIAPGAGFGALGGAPVLFPIMPPPSVVVPGINMATTASIAVDGYGPCPGMVYLVYADYSTGTDMDIWFLSSPTGLPGAWIGPVRVNQDPIGNGLDQWAPEIVVDPLTGMLYVTYYSRENDPSNTKIETWVAMSPDCGVTWTPTRISDSGPTPPLSTIPMPPAVFYIGDYLGADANWIDGSAFVWNDGRNGMDQDIFFENIKTFDTDGDGVPDLTDNCLNIPNPAQADTDLDGVGDLCDNCPSTANPSQVDTDGDGLGDLCDPDDDNDGVPDASDINPLDPYLCQDADGDGCDDCGIGVDGFGPMADNTPLNDGPDTDGDGLCDMGDPDDDNDGVPDASDTDPYNPFVCEDLDGDGCDDCAVGNDGFGPMADNMPLNDGPDTDGDGLCDMGDPDDDNDGVPDASDTDPYNPFVCEDLDGDGCDDCAVGTDGFGPLADNNPANDGTDTDADGICDFGDNCIAVPNASQLNSDADTLGDACDNCPFVDNNDQADSDSDGIGDACDTGGCCVVMGDINNDGTGPDISDLVYLVSYMFSGGPTPVCLDACDIDGSGSGPDISDLVYLVTYMFSGGPAPAPCP; translated from the coding sequence ATGATGGGACAAGAGAGAGTGAGGAAGTTCTGTCTGGTCTGCGGTCTGGTACTCGTTTTGACCGTAGCTGTATTGGCCGGAACCGCCACCTGGCCAAATCGCTTCGTGAACATTACCAGTACTCCGGGTACGGAGCAAATCAATGCTGATGTGGCAAGAAATGAGATAATGCCGGGTGAAATTTATGCCGCCTGGACCGAGTTCACTGCCGCCGGGTTTGGTTTGTCGTCGATTGGCTATGGTTTTTCACCCGATAATGGACTCACCTGGGCATCGGCGATACAAACACCGCCGCTGCCGTATTCCTCGGAATGGAATCCAGCCCTGGCGGCAATTCCTACCGCAGGTTCACCGATAGGTGCGTTCATGCTGGTTGATGCAGCCTATGGCCCCGGAGTACCCTGGGTTACCAGCAATGGTATCGTGATGAGTGTTTCACCTGGAACCGGGGCGCCGTTTACCATGTCCGCACAGCTTTCCGCCAACACGCCGGGGATAAACTGGCTGGACTACCCCAATATCGATATTGACGACCACCCCTCTTCTACTCCGGCAACGAGCGGAGCGGCTCATATTGCCTGGGTTGAATATCTCGATGCTTCAGGTGGTGATGCCGACGGTAATGGAAATCCTTTCGATGACCCGGGGCTCGATAATTACACGATCTGGTATGCCTATACACATACCAATCCGGCCAATATCCCTGCCTTTCCTATGTTCAGTGCTCCTGTTCCGATTTTCGGAGGATTAGTTGCCGGTAATCAACCGGCGGCTCAGCGTCCGGATCTGGCCGTTGCCGGGATCGGCAATGCGATTGTGCCGCAGGGAGGCGTTTATGTAACCTGGACCGATATCGGCACCCTTTATGTCGATGCTTCCATTGCTCCCGGGGCCGGTTTTGGAGCACTGGGAGGAGCCCCCGTTTTATTCCCCATTATGCCGCCGCCATCAGTCGTAGTACCGGGTATCAATATGGCCACGACAGCGAGTATCGCAGTCGATGGATACGGCCCCTGCCCCGGGATGGTTTATCTGGTCTATGCCGATTATAGTACGGGAACCGATATGGACATCTGGTTTTTATCCAGTCCGACCGGTCTTCCGGGGGCCTGGATAGGACCGGTACGGGTCAATCAGGATCCGATCGGAAACGGTCTCGATCAATGGGCGCCGGAGATCGTGGTAGACCCGTTGACAGGTATGTTGTATGTCACCTACTACAGCCGTGAAAACGATCCCTCGAACACCAAAATTGAAACATGGGTTGCCATGTCCCCTGACTGTGGTGTGACCTGGACGCCGACACGCATTTCTGATTCCGGTCCAACCCCGCCGCTATCGACTATCCCCATGCCTCCGGCGGTGTTTTATATCGGGGATTACCTGGGAGCGGATGCTAACTGGATCGATGGCTCAGCGTTCGTATGGAACGATGGACGCAATGGGATGGATCAGGATATATTCTTCGAGAATATAAAAACCTTCGACACTGATGGCGATGGTGTCCCTGATTTGACCGACAACTGTCTCAATATCCCTAATCCGGCTCAGGCGGACACAGACCTTGACGGGGTTGGCGACCTCTGTGACAACTGCCCTTCCACGGCGAATCCATCACAAGTCGATACCGACGGTGACGGCCTTGGTGATTTGTGTGATCCCGACGATGACAACGACGGTGTGCCGGATGCCTCCGATATCAACCCGCTTGATCCTTACCTTTGCCAGGATGCCGACGGCGACGGTTGCGATGATTGTGGCATCGGTGTCGATGGTTTTGGACCGATGGCCGACAACACACCGCTTAACGACGGTCCTGATACCGACGGCGACGGCCTCTGTGATATGGGTGATCCGGATGACGACAACGACGGTGTGCCCGATGCCTCTGATACTGATCCCTATAATCCGTTCGTTTGTGAGGACCTTGACGGCGACGGCTGTGACGATTGTGCCGTCGGCAATGACGGTTTTGGACCGATGGCCGACAACATGCCGCTTAACGACGGTCCGGATACCGACGGCGACGGTCTCTGTGATATGGGTGATCCGGATGACGACAACGACGGTGTGCCTGATGCCTCCGACACTGATCCCTATAATCCTTTCGTTTGTGAGGACCTTGACGGCGACGGCTGTGACGATTGTGCCGTCGGCACCGATGGCTTCGGTCCGTTAGCCGATAATAATCCCGCTAATGACGGGACCGATACCGATGCGGATGGAATCTGTGATTTTGGCGATAACTGCATCGCCGTGCCCAATGCCTCACAGCTCAATTCCGATGCCGACACGCTCGGTGATGCCTGTGACAATTGCCCGTTCGTCGACAACAACGACCAGGCCGATTCCGACAGCGACGGTATCGGCGATGCCTGTGATACGGGCGGTTGTTGTGTCGTTATGGGAGATATCAACAATGATGGCACCGGCCCGGACATCTCGGACCTGGTCTATCTGGTGTCGTATATGTTCTCCGGCGGTCCGACGCCTGTCTGCCTGGATGCTTGTGACATTGACGGCTCCGGCAGCGGACCGGATATCTCGGACCTGGTCTATTTAGTAACGTACATGTTCTCAGGCGGACCCGCTCCGGCGCCTTGTCCGTGA
- a CDS encoding rhodanese-like domain-containing protein: MKTINTDELRQRLDNGPLALFDVRGDVEYEKSHIPGAKTAPLGSLVFRVAHTMNPESIIVVYSNDYECTLASQAVERLENLGMKNVYAYQEGIKGWQAAGNQVIASPPGKEHTFGPVMDIRPVIVDRKTAYAGAFAGDPTEVEGAGG; this comes from the coding sequence ATGAAGACTATTAATACCGATGAATTGAGACAGCGCCTGGACAACGGCCCCCTGGCCTTGTTCGATGTTCGCGGCGATGTTGAATACGAAAAGAGTCATATCCCCGGAGCCAAGACCGCTCCCCTTGGTTCGCTGGTTTTCCGTGTCGCTCATACCATGAATCCCGAGTCGATCATAGTGGTCTATTCCAACGATTATGAGTGTACGTTGGCGTCTCAGGCGGTCGAACGCCTCGAAAACCTCGGGATGAAAAATGTCTACGCATATCAGGAAGGTATCAAGGGTTGGCAGGCAGCCGGTAACCAGGTTATCGCCTCTCCTCCCGGCAAGGAACACACCTTTGGCCCGGTTATGGATATTCGACCGGTAATAGTGGATCGAAAAACTGCTTACGCCGGCGCCTTTGCCGGTGATCCTACCGAGGTTGAAGGGGCGGGCGGATAA